The following are encoded together in the Carassius auratus strain Wakin chromosome 34, ASM336829v1, whole genome shotgun sequence genome:
- the LOC113052878 gene encoding spermine oxidase: protein MSSCSGPEDARVVIVGSGFAGLAAAATLVKAGFEHVLVLEAKERIGGRVHTTKPFTENVIEVGANWIHGQKGNPLFKIAKEENLLSEGPSASKNMCLPRSVTPRDYFFKEDGKQVSKTAVDQVCLHFSKLTDKAFDDELEHKHRKLTLGAYLDDAFGEFSLAATEEGQQVFEWCKRTECTDEACSSLYEVSASQISYYTALEGGFFNTLGPGGYRAILDVLMKDLPSGTVQCSAPVKSIRWDLVRKGHCENQRYPVQVVCENGQSFEADHVIITVSLGVLKDKATTMFEPPLPEKKLSAIRNLGFGIVDKIFLFFEKSFWPDDCAGVQMVWKEGPEDKDVYESLSEGDTWKKTWFKKITGFDTVARHPTALCGWITGREALYMEKLPDSEIGDICVRLLRSFTGWSVPEVSKTLISRWGSDSDVQGSYTFIPDGVDGVKAHKALASPLPPKDKCRGRKHLQLLFAGEATHVNFYTTTHGAYLTGVREGERLRSYYTD, encoded by the exons ATGAGCTCTTGTTCTGGACCAGAAGATGCCAGAGTTGTAATTGTAGGTTCAGGTTTTGCAGGTTTGGCCGCTGCAGCCACGTTGGTGAAGGCAGGATTTGAACATGTCCTGGTTCTTGAGGCGAAGGAACGCATTGGAGGTCGCGTGCACACCACCAAACCCTTCACAGAGAACGTCATTGAAGTTGGAGCGAACTGGATCCACGGACAGAAAGGAAATCCACTGTTCAAGATTGCCAAAGAGGAGAACCTGCTATCCGAGGGACCTTCTGCATCCAAAAACATGTGCCTGCCCCGTTCTGTAACCCCTCGAGATTACTTTTTCAAAGAAGATGGGAAGCAGGTCTCCAAAACGGCtgtggatcaggtgtgtttgcaCTTCAGCAAGCTCACCGACAAAGCTTTTGATGACGAACTTGAGCACAAACACAGGAAACTAACTCTTGGTGCTTATCTGGATGATGCCTTTGGTGAATTTTCTTTAGCAGCGACAGAAGAGGGCCAGCAAGTTTTTGAATGGTGCAAGAGGACTGAATGCACGGACGAGGCTTGCTCTAGCCTCTACGAGGTGTCTGCATCTCAGATTAGCTATTACACTGCTTTAGAGGGAGGATTTTTTAACACTTTGGGACCCGGGGGCTATCGAGCCATCTTAGATGTTCTAATGAAAGATCTGCCTTCGGGAACTGTCCAGTGTAGTGCACCTGTCAAGAGCATCAGATGGGACTTGGTCAGAAAAGGCCATTGTGAAAACCAAAGGTATCCTGTTCAGGTGGTTTGTGAAAACGGACAGAGCTTTGAGGCAGACCATGTGATCATCACCGTTTCTCTTGGGGTTCTCAAAGACAAAGCCACGACCATGTTCGAGCCACCCTTACCGGAAAAAAAGCTGTCTGCAATTCGGAATCTTGGCTTTGGGATAGTGGACAAAATCTTCCTGTTTTTTGAGAAGAGTTTCTGGCCCGATGACTGCGCCGGGGTTCAGATGGTGTGGAAAGAGGGGCCCGAAGATAAAGACGTTTATGAGTCTCTGTCTGAAGGAGACACCTGGAAGAAGACGTGGTTTAAGAAGATCACCGGTTTTGATACAGTGGCCCGTCATCCAACAGCTCTGTGTGGCTGGATCACAGGGAGAGAAGCACTGTATATGGAGAAGCTTCCGGACAGTGAAATAGGAGATATCTGTGTAAG GTTGCTCAGGTCTTTCACAGGCTGGTCAGTGCCAGAGGTCTCAAAGACGCTGATCTCCAGATGGGGCTCTGATTCTGATGTCCAGGGCTCCTACACATTTATTCCTGATGGTGTGGATGGAGTGAAAGCACACAAGGCATTAGCATCACCTCTTCCTCCTAAAGATAAATGCAGAGGGAGAAAG
- the LOC113052879 gene encoding villin-1-like has translation MPQDVKTDVPKVLDKTTPGLQVWRVENMELVPCPPKTYGQFFEGDSYVILYTHKTSNNYTYDLHYWLGNATSQDEQGAAAIYTTQMDEHLGGAAVQHRETQGHESATFQGYFKQGIIYKKGGVASGMKQVETNTYNIRRLLHVKGNKHVVAGEVEMSWNSFNQGDVFLLDLGSLLIQWNGPKSNRMERLRGMNLAKDIRDRERGGRAQVTVVEGDDEKSSEEAMKLMIQALGERKQIKDAIPDNIVDEKLKTAIKLFHISDAQGNLVVQEVAVKPLTQDLLKTEDCYLLDQGGIKIFIWKGKKASKTERAESLKKAEAYIKAKGYPSSTYVETVSEGAESSVFKQLFQKWTEKGQTVGLGSTHSPGKIAKVEQVKFDATSMHARPDLAAQQKMVDDGSGEAEVWRIEDNELVPVERKWLGHFYGGDCYLILYKYEVNSKLHYILYMWQGRHASTAELTASAYQAVILDQKYNGEPVQVRVPMGKEPMHLMAIFKGKMIVYEEGSSREGSSHSQPSVRLFHVHGTNEFNTRATEVPPRSSSLNSNDVFVLSTDKCCYLWYGKGCSGDEREMAKTLADIISKREKHVIAEGQEPADFWVNLGGKSQYASSKRLQDENSNITPRLFECSNQTGRFIATEITHFNQDDLDEDDVMLLDIWDQVYLWIGKGANDTERHEAVVTAQEYLKSHPAGRDLDTPILVVKQGFEPPTFTGWFHAWDPQKWSGGKSYEQLKAELGDATDLIKITVDLTQPTSNQTNSSSSTQGGNLPLPVTQTFPPENLVNIQTEDLPDGVDPKRKEDYLSNDDFNLIMGISRIDFYALPSWKQLNLKKEKGLF, from the exons ATGCCACAGGATGTCAAGACCGATGTTCCCAAAGTCCTTGATAAAACCACACCAGGACTTCAGGTGTGGAGAGTGGAG AACATGGAGCTCGTGCCTTGTCCACCTAAAACATATGGACAGTTTTTTGAAGGAGACAGCTATGTAATACTCTAC aCTCACAAGACCAGCAACAACTACACCTATGACCTCCATTACTGGCTGGGCAATGCCACGTCCCAGGATGAGCAGGGAGCAGCAGCGATATACACCACGCAAATGGATGAACACCTAGGGGGCGCTGCTGTGCAGCATCGTGAAACCCAGGGTCACGAGAGCGCCACTTTCCAAGGATACTTTAAACAGGGCATCAT ATACAAAAAAGGTGGAGTCGCATCTGGGATGAAACAAGTGGAGACAAACACATACAACATTCGCAGACTGCTGCATGTTAAGGGAAATAAGCATGTGGTTGCAGGAGAG GTGGAAATGAGCTGGAACAGCTTTAATCAAGGTGATGTGTTCCTGCTGGACCTTGGGAGTCTGCTCATTCAGTGGAATGGGCCCAAGAGTAACCGAATGGAGAGGTTAAGG GGAATGAACCTAGCAAAGGACATTCGTGATCGAGAGAGGGGTGGTCGAGCACAAGTGACTGTAGTGGAAGGAGATGATGAGAAATCTTCAGAGGAAGCTATGAAATTGATGATTCAGGCACTGGGAGAGAGAAAACAGATCAAAGATGCCATCCCAGATAATATTGTGGATGAGAAACTCAAGACTGCCATTAAACTCTTTCA TATTTCAGATGCTCAGGGTAACCTTGTAGTGCAGGAGGTGGCAGTGAAACCTCTCACACAAGACCTGCTGAAAACTGAG GACTGCTATCTGCTGGATCAAGGCGGAATAAAGATCTTTATCTGGAAGGGCAAAAAGGCATCAAAAACTGAGAGAGCAGAATCTCTGAAGAAAGCAGAG GCCTACATAAAGGCAAAAGGATATCCTTCATCAACCTATGTAGAGACAGTAAGTGAAGGAGCAGAATCATCAGTGTTCAAGCAACTCTTTCAGAAGTGGACAGAAAAGGGACAGACAGTAGGATTGGGCTCCACTCACAGTCCAGGAAAAATAG CCAAGGTTGAGCAAGTTAAGTTTGACGCCACCTCAATGCACGCCAGACCTGACTTGGCTGCACAGCAGAAAATGGTGGATGATGGGTCGGGCGAAGCTGAG GTATGGAGGATAGAGGACAATGAGCTTGTCCCTGTGGAGAGGAAGTGGCTTGGCCACTTCTACGGTGGGGACTGTTACCTCATTCTCTACAAATATGAAGTCAACAGCAAACTACACTACATTCTGTACATGTGGCAA GGCCGCCATGCAAGCACAGCGGAGCTGACAGCCTCTGCATATCAGGCTGTGATCCTGGACCAGAAGTATAATGGGGAGCCAGTGCAGGTCCGTGTTCCTATGGGAAAGGAGCCTATGCACCTAATGGCCATATTCAAGGGCAAAATGATTGTTTATGAG GAAGGAAGTTCCAGAGAAGGCTCCTCCCATTCTCAGCCGTCAGTAAGACTCTTTCATGTCCATGGAACAAATGAGTTCAACACACGTGCCACTGAGGTGCCTCCACGCTCATCTTCTCTGAACTCCAACGATGTGTTTGTGCTCAGCACAGATAAGTGCTGCTACCTGTGGTATGGCAAG GGCTGCAGTGGAGATGAGAGAGAGATGGCCAAAACGCTGGCTGACATCATCTCTAAGAGGGAGAAGCATGTTATTGCAGAGGGCCAGGAACCAGCTGACTTCTGGGTTAACCTTGGTGGAAAGTCTCAGTATGCCAGCAGCAAAAG ACTTCAGGATGAGAACTCCAATATCACACCCCGGTTATTTGAGTGCTCCAACCAGACGGGTCGCTTTATAGCGACAGAGATTACACACTTTAACCAAGATGACCTGGATGAGGATGACGTGATGTTGCTGGACATCTGGGATCAG GTTTACCTGTGGATCGGCAAAGGTGCCAATGACACAGAGAGGCATGAAGCAGTGGTTACAGCACAGGAATATCTAAAATCCCATCCCGCAGGGCGTGATCTGGATACACCTATCCTAGTGGTGAAGCAAGGCTTTGAGCCGCCCACTTTTACAGGCTGGTTCCACGCCTGGGACCCACAAAAGTGGAGT GGTGGGAAATCGTATGAACAGCTTAAAGCAGAACTTGGAGATGCAACTGATCTCATCAAAATTACTGTG GATCTCACCCAGCCAACCTCAAACCAAACCAACTCAAGTAGCTCCACTCAAGGTGGTAACTTGCCCCTTCCTGTCACACAAACCTTTCCTCCAGAGAATCTGGTGAACATTCAGACAGAAGACCTGCCTGATGGAGTCGACCCCAAAAGAAAAGAG GACTATCTCTCAAATGATGATTTTAATCTGATCATGGGGATTTCTCGGATTGATTTCTATGCTCTGCCGTCCTGGAAGCAGCTGAACCTGAAGAAAGAAAAGGGCCTGTTTTAG